A DNA window from Amycolatopsis sp. DSM 110486 contains the following coding sequences:
- a CDS encoding WXG100 family type VII secretion target, translated as MATSAAVPPGPPAQPKPYPEEADGKIRKIAELLGRGDILQLLEDVRNNLLGNAVQVQNLAMEFAKNHTLADAGDNIDEAVQSVSGTWSGRAADQFTTYAGRVGKALEGQQNVVAGMSGILTEIASCVIETYSKAIELIGTCAVELGKLGYKSIIAAVTAMIPIADIFTSKDLIDAVVDAFATLVDSVVGLFAQARTTLGGFTKQATDLVRSNADFPDIPDLPGNSGMDDEKQWRIEPSATPA; from the coding sequence ATGGCTACATCGGCAGCCGTCCCTCCGGGCCCGCCAGCACAACCGAAACCGTATCCGGAAGAAGCTGACGGGAAGATTCGCAAGATCGCCGAGCTTCTCGGTCGGGGCGACATCCTGCAACTGCTGGAAGACGTCCGCAACAACCTGCTGGGCAACGCAGTCCAGGTCCAGAACTTGGCCATGGAGTTCGCGAAGAACCACACCCTCGCTGATGCCGGCGACAACATCGACGAAGCTGTGCAGTCGGTGAGCGGTACGTGGAGCGGACGCGCTGCTGACCAATTCACGACCTACGCAGGCAGGGTCGGAAAAGCTCTCGAAGGTCAGCAGAACGTCGTCGCCGGTATGTCCGGCATTCTCACCGAGATTGCCAGCTGTGTGATCGAGACCTACAGCAAGGCCATCGAGTTGATCGGAACGTGCGCTGTCGAGCTGGGGAAGCTGGGCTACAAGTCGATCATCGCAGCCGTGACCGCAATGATTCCCATTGCGGACATCTTCACGTCGAAGGACCTGATCGACGCGGTGGTGGACGCGTTCGCAACCCTCGTCGACTCGGTCGTCGGCTTGTTCGCGCAGGCCCGAACCACGTTGGGCGGGTTCACCAAGCAAGCGACCGATCTGGTGCGGAGCAACGCCGATTTCCCGGATATCCCCGACCTGCCCGGCAACTCCGGAATGGACGACGAGAAGCAGTGGCGCATCGAACCCTCGGCGACCCCGGCATGA
- a CDS encoding DUF3558 domain-containing protein, whose product MAHRTLGDPGMKAWAIAGLVIFATGVLSGCGPSKPERVLSQPPAPAQTGAPLPFIQVDRPVDLAKFNADPCSLLTKDQAAAVVADPPNDIRANVRNGPPDFGCSWTNAGGALISALKPIDGPKTLTALSVDGLKKDGELDPWTETSIAGLPAVVYHVFRHMDECSVSVQVTQDQMLTFDIQGTDLPGSYWNNDRCGGLAKMAEYVIGNLRQS is encoded by the coding sequence GTGGCGCATCGAACCCTCGGCGACCCCGGCATGAAGGCATGGGCGATCGCCGGGCTCGTGATCTTCGCAACTGGTGTGCTCAGCGGATGTGGGCCGTCGAAGCCCGAACGTGTTCTCTCCCAGCCGCCGGCACCAGCGCAGACTGGTGCCCCGCTGCCGTTCATCCAGGTCGACCGGCCCGTCGACCTGGCCAAGTTCAACGCCGACCCGTGCAGCCTGCTCACCAAGGACCAGGCCGCAGCCGTCGTGGCCGACCCACCCAACGACATCCGCGCGAACGTACGAAACGGCCCACCTGACTTCGGCTGTTCCTGGACCAACGCCGGCGGCGCGCTCATCTCGGCGTTGAAGCCGATCGACGGTCCCAAGACTCTCACCGCACTGTCGGTGGACGGCCTGAAGAAGGACGGCGAACTCGATCCATGGACCGAAACGTCGATCGCAGGCCTCCCTGCAGTCGTCTACCACGTGTTCCGGCACATGGACGAATGCTCCGTCTCCGTCCAAGTCACCCAAGACCAGATGCTCACCTTCGACATCCAAGGCACAGACCTACCCGGCAGCTACTGGAACAACGACCGCTGCGGCGGACTCGCCAAGATGGCCGAGTACGTGATCGGCAACCTTCGGCAAAGCTGA
- a CDS encoding recombinase family protein, with the protein MSTTGFQVRDTSLGWQREVAEETIRGHGVIAAEYFDEGCSRPLPWRERPAAAMLLADADRLDRGFDAIVVGEYERAFYGDQFAAVMAMLSKRGVQMWLPETRGPVDVDSPVHQAIMMLLGSQSRREVLRARHRVMATMHTQSCVQGRFLGGRPPYGYRLADAGPHPNPAHARWGRRLHRLEPEPATAPWVRWMFEQRATGRSVAGIARELNERGVPCPSSVDRDRNRHRTGHEWIVRTVVGILENRRYTGRQVWNRHGARTNAPTDHRGPTRPTAAQGLAESSKVTHSPLVDEATFLAIQGMRAARPTNQGRTRTYTLAGLVECWRDPVD; encoded by the coding sequence ATGTCGACGACCGGCTTCCAAGTACGCGACACGTCGCTGGGATGGCAGCGCGAGGTCGCCGAGGAGACGATCCGGGGGCACGGCGTGATCGCGGCGGAGTACTTCGACGAAGGCTGTTCACGTCCGCTGCCGTGGCGTGAGCGACCGGCTGCTGCCATGTTGCTGGCGGACGCCGACCGCCTGGATCGCGGCTTCGATGCGATCGTTGTCGGGGAGTACGAGCGGGCGTTCTACGGCGATCAGTTCGCTGCCGTTATGGCAATGTTGAGCAAACGCGGGGTTCAGATGTGGCTGCCCGAGACCCGCGGGCCGGTGGACGTTGATAGCCCGGTGCATCAAGCGATCATGATGCTGCTCGGATCACAATCACGACGCGAGGTCCTACGGGCCCGGCACCGGGTCATGGCAACGATGCACACGCAGAGCTGCGTCCAAGGCAGATTCCTCGGCGGCCGACCACCCTACGGCTACCGACTCGCGGACGCGGGACCGCATCCGAACCCAGCCCATGCTCGATGGGGCCGACGGCTGCACCGTCTGGAACCTGAACCGGCCACTGCACCGTGGGTGCGCTGGATGTTCGAGCAACGAGCCACCGGGCGCAGCGTGGCCGGGATTGCGCGCGAGTTGAACGAACGCGGCGTTCCGTGCCCGTCGAGCGTCGATCGGGACCGGAATCGGCATCGGACGGGGCACGAGTGGATCGTCCGGACCGTGGTCGGGATCCTGGAGAACCGTCGGTACACCGGCCGGCAGGTGTGGAATCGGCACGGCGCCAGAACAAACGCGCCGACCGACCACCGTGGCCCAACCCGACCGACTGCAGCACAAGGGTTGGCGGAGTCTTCGAAAGTCACGCATTCACCCCTCGTGGACGAGGCAACGTTCCTGGCGATCCAGGGAATGCGCGCGGCCCGACCCACGAATCAAGGCAGGACCCGGACCTACACACTGGCCGGCCTCGTCGAGTGTTGGCGGGACCCCGTTGATTGA
- a CDS encoding YbaB/EbfC family nucleoid-associated protein, protein MISEEQLYNLAKEIDARVAAVEQAAKAGESLPLVLDIGAGLGTVTVDGSGGLVSVDLNRDAVAAQTGTSLSGHVLRAINNAESAASTRRKTMVEDAAREVR, encoded by the coding sequence GTGATCAGCGAAGAGCAGCTCTACAACCTCGCGAAAGAGATCGACGCGCGCGTGGCCGCAGTCGAGCAGGCCGCGAAGGCTGGGGAGAGTCTGCCGCTGGTGCTCGACATCGGCGCGGGTCTCGGCACGGTGACAGTGGACGGCTCGGGCGGACTGGTCTCGGTGGACCTCAACCGTGACGCGGTTGCCGCGCAGACCGGAACAAGCCTGTCCGGGCACGTCCTGCGTGCGATCAACAACGCCGAGTCGGCGGCGTCGACCCGGCGCAAGACGATGGTCGAGGACGCGGCACGGGAGGTCCGATGA
- a CDS encoding C40 family peptidase, whose product MAAIAAAVIVVGFPMGAVGMAVLSFESPDENTGVIVCSDGGPGGGSQPIDRQVLDADSMDIARTIVDVVRQRRLPRRAAVLAIAAGLVESRLRNLDYGDRDSIGVFQQRPSQGWGTREQILNPVYATNAFLNHLVALAGWATMPPGAAEQAVQRSGFPGRYAPREQQASDLVAKFWAGPDNPVPPSGGGLQPVSATPSCPDHEASDLPVRPDDEGQRSLPLSFAYPADPRESAAVRFAIAQVGKRYVWGGKGPDSYDCSGLMLASWAAAGVGVPAGTLSQAHAGHSVADIGQLLPGDLLFIPGALGTAAVPRHVGMYAGHGLVVDAYDERHGVILEALTDWTHQIVAIRRIVDLAAPSPPPGGNQR is encoded by the coding sequence GTGGCCGCCATCGCGGCTGCCGTGATCGTGGTCGGCTTTCCGATGGGTGCCGTTGGCATGGCTGTGTTGTCGTTCGAGAGTCCGGACGAGAACACAGGCGTCATCGTTTGCTCCGATGGCGGGCCGGGTGGCGGCAGCCAGCCGATCGACCGGCAGGTGCTGGATGCCGATTCGATGGACATTGCCCGGACGATCGTCGACGTCGTCCGGCAGCGCCGGCTGCCGCGCCGGGCTGCGGTGCTCGCGATCGCCGCTGGGCTCGTGGAGTCGCGCCTGCGCAATCTCGACTATGGCGACCGTGACTCGATCGGCGTCTTCCAGCAGCGACCGTCGCAGGGCTGGGGCACGCGCGAGCAGATCCTGAACCCCGTCTACGCCACCAACGCCTTCCTCAACCACTTGGTGGCTCTCGCCGGCTGGGCGACGATGCCGCCGGGCGCGGCCGAACAAGCCGTGCAGCGAAGCGGGTTTCCCGGCAGGTACGCACCTCGCGAGCAGCAGGCGTCGGACTTGGTCGCCAAGTTCTGGGCTGGGCCGGACAATCCCGTGCCGCCATCCGGAGGCGGCCTGCAGCCGGTATCGGCAACTCCGAGCTGCCCGGACCACGAGGCGTCCGACTTACCGGTGCGGCCAGACGACGAGGGCCAACGCAGCCTTCCCCTGAGTTTCGCGTATCCGGCGGATCCACGCGAGAGTGCGGCCGTTCGGTTCGCGATCGCTCAGGTTGGCAAACGCTACGTGTGGGGCGGCAAAGGCCCCGACTCCTACGACTGCTCCGGACTGATGCTGGCCTCGTGGGCCGCGGCTGGAGTCGGCGTGCCCGCCGGAACGCTGAGCCAAGCTCACGCCGGGCACTCCGTCGCCGACATAGGTCAGCTGCTGCCGGGGGACCTGCTGTTCATCCCCGGCGCTCTCGGCACCGCGGCCGTGCCGCGCCACGTCGGGATGTACGCGGGCCACGGGCTCGTCGTCGACGCGTACGACGAACGCCACGGAGTCATCCTCGAAGCCCTGACCGACTGGACCCACCAGATCGTCGCGATCCGCCGGATCGTCGATCTCGCCGCGCCCTCCCCGCCACCAGGAGGGAACCAGCGCTGA
- a CDS encoding ATP-binding protein: MFPLIAASPLPAVGARIGYDVLSGGAFYCHPIEWVLRGYATNPNIALFGEPGRGKSSTVVAMILRLLNFGIRTLISGDVKGEYTPVVKALGAAPIVLGGGSRARVNALDLGPLAAHWDSWSATLQRTELEGVLGRWGQLLAALAESQGYSPTVTDEAAIATVLRRLVGAASGATRLRPITIPDVHRELADPDEELWRELRFADRRECLDELRSITDALGNLISGTLSGLFDAPTNITLDWDAPVQSMDLSRIRSRGDRVVAVSLTCLGAWSSLATDLRSDGQIRCVVRDESWRQLRLGPRAVAAIDAELRLSRLEQIIQILVLHKLSDLLSVGAVGSQAVAIAKDLIALCSTRVLFGQSTHVADELAAALGLTGPELQRLVGAVNERRGRALWKTENHPAHLVQTVLSSFERRLFDTNAQLRPRSTRGRRDDGR, from the coding sequence TTGTTTCCCCTGATCGCGGCCAGCCCGCTGCCGGCGGTGGGCGCGAGGATCGGCTACGACGTGCTGTCCGGAGGGGCCTTCTACTGCCATCCGATCGAGTGGGTGCTGCGCGGCTACGCGACCAACCCGAATATCGCGCTGTTCGGCGAGCCGGGGCGGGGTAAGTCGTCGACGGTCGTCGCGATGATCCTGCGGCTGCTCAACTTCGGCATCCGCACCCTGATCAGCGGCGACGTCAAGGGCGAGTACACGCCAGTCGTCAAGGCGCTGGGGGCGGCACCGATCGTCCTCGGGGGCGGCAGCCGCGCCCGAGTGAACGCGCTGGACCTCGGGCCCCTGGCCGCGCACTGGGACTCCTGGTCGGCGACCCTCCAGCGGACCGAGCTCGAAGGAGTCCTCGGCCGGTGGGGGCAACTGCTCGCTGCGCTGGCCGAATCGCAAGGTTACTCGCCGACCGTGACGGACGAAGCCGCGATCGCGACGGTGCTTCGCCGGCTCGTGGGCGCTGCGTCCGGCGCGACGCGACTGCGTCCGATCACCATCCCCGACGTCCACCGCGAGCTGGCCGACCCGGATGAAGAGCTGTGGCGCGAACTGCGCTTCGCCGACCGTCGTGAGTGCCTCGACGAGCTGCGTTCGATCACCGACGCGCTCGGCAACCTGATCTCCGGGACGCTCTCCGGTCTCTTCGACGCGCCCACCAACATCACCCTCGACTGGGACGCCCCGGTCCAGAGCATGGACCTGTCCCGCATCCGGTCACGTGGTGACCGCGTGGTCGCGGTCTCGCTGACGTGCCTGGGCGCGTGGTCCTCGCTGGCCACCGACCTGCGCTCGGACGGTCAGATCCGCTGCGTCGTGCGCGACGAGAGCTGGCGGCAGCTGCGCCTCGGCCCGCGCGCGGTTGCGGCGATCGACGCCGAGCTCCGCCTCTCCCGGCTTGAGCAGATCATCCAGATCCTCGTCCTGCACAAGCTGTCGGACCTGCTCTCGGTCGGCGCCGTGGGGTCGCAGGCCGTCGCGATCGCCAAGGACCTGATCGCTCTCTGCTCTACGAGGGTCCTGTTCGGACAGTCGACCCACGTCGCCGACGAGTTGGCTGCTGCGCTGGGGTTGACCGGTCCGGAGCTGCAACGACTCGTCGGCGCCGTCAACGAGCGGCGAGGTCGCGCCCTGTGGAAGACGGAGAACCATCCGGCGCACCTCGTGCAGACCGTGCTGTCGAGTTTCGAGCGCCGCCTGTTCGATACGAACGCCCAGCTTCGCCCACGGTCGACACGCGGCAGGCGAGACGATGGCCGATAG
- a CDS encoding type IV secretory system conjugative DNA transfer family protein, with protein sequence MPRNRTGATDFDRDVALVALVAGAVVLLLVLAAALVVAATLTTGLTTGTWAWPPARGWLAVAARIAINLGDPGHDLAGPWAGGLTGHELAFYVYFSTLVLVFAGLTTGVSVPAWRRLAPAAPGHASRREVRANLSVHAARKAAAWTRPDLTGSERRQARVEEIAVPLHHGPHRERLVTSLETPTGVIAPTRSGKSRTDLVHKMLAAPGALFASTTKDDLAEWGLLARSRRPHGGMAWLLDMTGTVEWPRRVRWSPITGCESPAVALRRAETLIESSSLGLDGVGGNDKVFRGRATIVLQAYLLAAARHHRTVDDLVAWSITKPADQEPVLLLQREFPQLAFNLRSEIGMVAETSDAVWMSVRRAIEPFMNPDIRALCTPTPDEAFDIDAFLDTGSSVFVIAGQHQAPQARPVLTAFAEQILTTAQDRALSTEHRRLVPPLTAILDEIYEGTPIPRLPGFISDSAGRGALIHWSAQSRAQLDELYGEHGRQTLLDNTLTLSIFPGLKDDKTLEWLTTIAADHRRHTYQHHSDGLFASGRGSVGFETVPTYRPGDIRTLERGRVLILHANLRPILGRTADVAERPDWPVLNDDIAAIRSGRAGDRLAVAGSEQVPA encoded by the coding sequence GTGCCTCGCAATCGCACCGGAGCAACCGATTTCGACCGCGATGTCGCCCTCGTGGCGCTCGTCGCTGGAGCGGTCGTCTTGCTACTGGTCCTCGCTGCCGCCTTGGTCGTCGCCGCGACGCTCACCACCGGCCTGACAACCGGAACGTGGGCATGGCCGCCGGCGCGTGGCTGGTTGGCCGTCGCCGCTCGGATCGCGATCAACCTCGGAGATCCGGGACACGATCTGGCGGGCCCCTGGGCCGGCGGGTTGACCGGGCACGAACTCGCGTTCTACGTCTACTTCTCAACGCTCGTCCTGGTTTTCGCCGGTCTCACCACAGGCGTATCCGTCCCCGCGTGGCGACGCCTGGCACCGGCCGCACCCGGTCACGCGTCACGCCGCGAAGTTCGCGCCAACCTGTCCGTGCATGCCGCACGCAAGGCCGCCGCCTGGACACGTCCCGACCTCACCGGCTCGGAGCGCCGGCAGGCCCGAGTGGAGGAGATCGCGGTGCCGCTGCACCACGGCCCGCATCGTGAACGACTCGTCACCTCGCTCGAAACCCCGACCGGCGTGATCGCGCCGACGCGTTCCGGGAAGAGCCGCACCGACCTCGTCCACAAGATGCTCGCCGCTCCGGGCGCGCTGTTTGCCTCCACGACGAAGGACGATCTAGCGGAGTGGGGCTTACTCGCTCGTTCGCGCCGGCCACACGGAGGGATGGCGTGGTTGCTGGACATGACGGGCACGGTGGAGTGGCCACGGCGCGTCCGCTGGAGTCCCATCACGGGTTGTGAATCCCCGGCAGTAGCGCTTCGCCGAGCCGAGACGCTGATCGAGAGCTCGTCCCTGGGCTTAGACGGTGTCGGCGGCAACGACAAGGTCTTCCGCGGCCGCGCCACCATCGTGCTCCAGGCGTACCTCCTCGCGGCGGCACGGCATCACCGCACGGTCGACGACCTGGTCGCCTGGTCCATCACGAAGCCCGCCGATCAAGAACCCGTGCTGCTGCTGCAGCGCGAGTTCCCGCAGCTCGCGTTCAACCTGCGCTCGGAGATCGGCATGGTCGCCGAGACCTCCGACGCCGTGTGGATGAGCGTTCGCCGCGCCATCGAGCCGTTCATGAACCCCGACATCCGCGCACTGTGTACGCCGACGCCGGACGAGGCCTTCGATATCGACGCCTTCCTCGACACCGGCAGCAGCGTCTTCGTGATAGCCGGCCAGCACCAGGCGCCCCAAGCACGTCCTGTGCTCACGGCCTTCGCCGAGCAGATCCTCACCACCGCGCAGGATCGCGCACTCAGCACCGAGCATCGTCGGCTTGTCCCGCCGCTGACGGCCATCCTCGACGAGATCTACGAGGGGACACCGATCCCGCGCCTGCCTGGGTTCATCTCGGACTCCGCCGGCCGGGGCGCCCTCATCCACTGGTCGGCGCAGTCACGGGCCCAGCTCGACGAGCTCTACGGCGAGCACGGCCGGCAGACCCTGCTCGACAACACTCTCACGCTCTCGATCTTCCCGGGCCTCAAGGACGACAAGACGCTTGAATGGCTGACGACGATCGCGGCCGACCACCGGCGTCACACCTACCAACACCACAGCGACGGATTGTTCGCGTCCGGCCGGGGCTCGGTCGGCTTCGAAACGGTGCCGACCTACAGACCGGGCGACATCCGGACGCTTGAGCGCGGCCGCGTGCTCATCCTGCACGCAAACCTGCGACCCATCCTCGGTCGAACCGCGGACGTCGCTGAGCGCCCTGACTGGCCCGTGCTGAATGACGACATCGCCGCCATCCGCAGTGGACGAGCAGGCGACCGGCTGGCCGTTGCTGGGTCGGAGCAGGTGCCGGCGTGA
- a CDS encoding tyrosine-type recombinase/integrase, with amino-acid sequence MRRTALVRRNSRGGRNAAENFVAAVRCLYRHLENDGRLDQHRNPARRVTKPRRNASTRRALANTQLAELNDVVASTGDDPELDSLICRLHEESACRRGGALALRPRDLDRAQCTVLLREKGETERWQPVSPTLMRHLVAHHEERGSGDPNERLLRYANGNPITYRRYDYIFRRVQKELAWARALQVSAHWLRHTTLTWVERNFGIGVARAYAGHADTSSDLTTTSYVKADITEVATALAALTGEPHPLATETN; translated from the coding sequence GTGCGCCGGACCGCTCTGGTTCGCCGCAACTCCCGTGGTGGCCGCAACGCTGCGGAGAACTTCGTCGCAGCTGTGCGCTGCCTGTACCGGCATCTGGAGAACGACGGACGCCTCGACCAGCACCGCAACCCCGCCCGGCGGGTCACCAAACCACGCCGCAACGCCTCCACGCGACGCGCGCTGGCGAACACGCAGCTCGCGGAGCTCAACGACGTCGTCGCGAGCACGGGCGACGACCCGGAGCTGGACTCGCTGATCTGCCGATTGCACGAGGAGAGCGCCTGCCGCCGCGGCGGCGCACTCGCACTGCGCCCGCGTGATCTCGATCGTGCGCAGTGCACTGTGCTGCTGCGGGAGAAAGGTGAAACCGAGCGCTGGCAGCCCGTGTCACCGACCTTGATGCGCCACCTGGTTGCGCACCACGAGGAGCGGGGGAGTGGCGACCCGAACGAGCGGCTGTTGCGCTACGCCAACGGCAACCCGATCACCTACCGTCGCTACGACTACATTTTCCGCCGCGTCCAGAAGGAGCTGGCGTGGGCACGGGCTCTTCAGGTCAGCGCTCACTGGCTGCGTCACACGACGCTGACCTGGGTGGAACGCAACTTCGGCATCGGCGTCGCCCGCGCCTACGCCGGCCACGCCGACACCAGCAGCGACCTCACCACGACCAGTTACGTCAAAGCCGACATCACCGAAGTCGCCACGGCGCTCGCCGCCCTTACCGGCGAACCGCACCCGCTGGCGACCGAGACGAACTGA
- a CDS encoding YbaB/EbfC family nucleoid-associated protein: protein MTAPGRDLRLMQQQAGELDAQLAAARHTARSADQLISAIVTGQGKLVDLRIDDWALRGAHAQKLGVGIVDAIRNARNEALASSLPQLNALFGKQPPPPVATGPSPQRQAAAPEPAHYPPEPDDDQSFEDLDFLTDEPEPGGGRW, encoded by the coding sequence ATGACCGCGCCGGGCCGCGATCTGCGGCTGATGCAGCAGCAGGCCGGCGAGCTGGACGCGCAGCTCGCGGCTGCGAGACACACCGCAAGGTCGGCCGATCAGCTGATCAGCGCGATAGTGACGGGCCAGGGAAAGCTGGTCGACCTGCGGATCGACGACTGGGCGCTCCGTGGCGCGCACGCGCAGAAGCTAGGGGTCGGCATCGTCGACGCCATCCGGAACGCGCGCAACGAGGCGCTGGCGTCGTCGTTGCCGCAGCTGAACGCGCTGTTCGGCAAACAACCGCCGCCTCCGGTGGCCACGGGCCCCTCACCGCAGCGGCAGGCGGCCGCGCCGGAACCTGCCCACTACCCGCCCGAACCGGACGACGACCAGAGCTTCGAGGACCTCGACTTCCTGACCGACGAGCCGGAGCCGGGAGGTGGACGCTGGTGA
- a CDS encoding Lsr2 family protein produces the protein MAQKLLVKMVDDLDGGIATQTVPFGIDGVQYEIDLSDDNAAELRDELARFISHARRVGGRKVKLAVGESVTERKAPTSEERELNRRKREWAQENGFAVSDRGRLPSEVDRAYEEAQREPATPAKATAAVRKRAPRKKASANA, from the coding sequence ATGGCGCAGAAGCTCTTGGTGAAGATGGTCGACGACCTCGACGGGGGGATCGCCACCCAGACTGTCCCGTTCGGCATCGACGGCGTGCAGTACGAGATCGATCTTTCCGACGACAACGCCGCAGAACTTCGAGACGAGCTGGCGCGCTTCATCTCGCACGCTCGCCGAGTGGGCGGCCGGAAGGTCAAGCTCGCGGTGGGAGAATCGGTGACGGAGCGGAAGGCTCCGACCTCGGAGGAGCGAGAGCTCAATCGCAGGAAGCGTGAGTGGGCGCAGGAGAACGGATTTGCGGTTTCCGACCGCGGCCGGCTTCCGTCGGAGGTGGACCGGGCGTACGAAGAAGCCCAACGCGAGCCGGCTACCCCTGCGAAAGCGACGGCGGCGGTACGGAAGCGCGCTCCTCGCAAGAAAGCGTCGGCGAACGCCTGA
- a CDS encoding 3-oxoacyl-[acyl-carrier-protein] synthase III C-terminal domain-containing protein, producing MSNSLVGGIDLTARMISGSDDISHILLTGGETFGAPAFDHFTTDHGIAYGDGGSAIILGRAPGLARVLATASYTDPTLEQLHRGHSRFLPAGTTEVGVEHVRERKTQYLRTVGARSVRTRTARGIREVVSRVLDDTGLALADLSWVVLPHYGHHHLETQCLQPLGLADVVTLKHAGDQWGHIGPNDQIIGLTHLLARRAVDAGDHVALIGIGIGMTWTAVILRIGEIPDSLRHNAPPLRWPWRSAPRKRAS from the coding sequence ATGAGCAACAGCCTCGTCGGCGGAATCGACCTCACCGCCCGCATGATCTCAGGCAGTGACGACATCTCCCACATCCTGCTCACCGGAGGCGAAACCTTCGGCGCTCCAGCATTCGACCACTTCACGACCGACCACGGCATCGCCTACGGCGACGGCGGATCAGCAATCATTCTCGGCCGCGCTCCGGGTCTGGCGCGAGTTCTCGCAACGGCGTCGTACACCGACCCCACGCTCGAGCAGCTCCACCGCGGCCACAGCCGGTTCCTGCCGGCTGGCACCACCGAAGTGGGCGTCGAGCACGTGCGCGAACGCAAGACCCAGTACCTCCGAACCGTGGGCGCGAGGTCGGTGCGCACCCGCACCGCCCGCGGAATCCGCGAGGTAGTGAGCCGTGTCCTGGACGACACTGGGCTCGCGCTGGCCGACCTCTCCTGGGTCGTGTTGCCCCACTACGGTCACCACCACCTCGAGACCCAGTGCCTCCAACCACTGGGTCTCGCGGATGTCGTCACTCTCAAGCACGCCGGCGACCAGTGGGGACACATCGGGCCGAACGATCAGATCATCGGCCTCACGCACCTGCTTGCCCGGCGAGCGGTCGACGCCGGCGACCACGTCGCCCTCATCGGCATCGGAATCGGTATGACCTGGACGGCCGTCATTCTTCGCATCGGCGAGATACCTGATTCTCTGCGGCACAACGCTCCTCCGCTGCGCTGGCCGTGGCGATCCGCGCCGCGAAAGCGTGCCAGCTAA